The Deltaproteobacteria bacterium genome window below encodes:
- a CDS encoding FAD-dependent oxidoreductase, with amino-acid sequence MDDRDPVGGPAHGTAAAATVTPLVVLGAGLTGLSTAYHSRHPSFVLESASRSGGKASSDRRDGFTFDITGHWLHLRDPRARALVEQLFPLGDLVEIERRTGVHSHGVMLPYPFQANLYGLPLEIVHECLVGLFEAHRDREPLPPGATLQRFAEHRFGAGIARHFFVPYNTKLWGVAPDRLDSGWVTRYIPVPEPAQIIAGAIGLAQEGLGYNARFLYPRAGGIDALPSALHARLEQRAPGCVRVGAKVGAIDPVRRVVECDGRSLAYGKLVSTMPLPDLIDRIDGVPSEVREARSALRSIAWRYLNVATRTPTPRPEHWIYVPAPELPFFRVGSFSNALAAMAPPGCGSLYVELTDRRAAPDLPAVMQALVGVGALSDPSDVVFAEQRDVEHAYVVFDDAHASATATIHAWLARYDIRSCGRYGAWVYSSMEDALLDGMEAAAWANT; translated from the coding sequence GTGGACGATCGCGACCCGGTGGGTGGCCCGGCGCATGGCACTGCGGCAGCAGCGACGGTGACGCCGCTGGTGGTGCTCGGTGCGGGCCTCACCGGGCTCTCGACCGCCTATCACTCCCGACACCCGAGCTTCGTGCTCGAGTCGGCGTCGCGCAGCGGCGGCAAGGCCAGCAGCGATCGCCGCGACGGCTTCACGTTCGACATCACCGGGCACTGGCTGCACCTGCGTGATCCGAGGGCACGCGCGCTGGTCGAGCAGCTGTTCCCCCTGGGAGATCTCGTCGAGATCGAACGACGCACCGGCGTGCACAGCCACGGCGTGATGCTGCCGTACCCGTTCCAGGCCAACCTCTACGGCCTGCCGCTCGAGATCGTGCACGAGTGCCTGGTGGGGCTGTTCGAAGCCCATCGCGACCGCGAGCCGTTGCCACCCGGGGCCACGCTGCAGCGCTTTGCGGAGCATCGCTTCGGGGCCGGCATCGCGCGCCACTTCTTCGTGCCGTACAACACCAAGCTGTGGGGCGTGGCGCCCGATCGGCTCGATAGCGGCTGGGTCACGCGCTACATCCCCGTGCCGGAGCCCGCGCAGATCATCGCCGGTGCGATCGGGCTCGCGCAGGAGGGGCTCGGCTACAACGCGCGCTTCCTCTATCCCCGTGCCGGTGGCATCGACGCGCTGCCCTCCGCACTGCACGCCCGGCTCGAGCAGCGCGCACCGGGCTGCGTCCGCGTCGGTGCGAAGGTCGGCGCGATCGATCCGGTGCGTCGCGTGGTCGAGTGCGATGGTCGCTCGCTCGCGTACGGCAAGCTGGTCTCGACCATGCCGCTGCCGGACTTGATCGATCGCATCGACGGCGTGCCCAGCGAGGTCCGCGAGGCCCGCAGCGCGCTGCGCTCGATCGCGTGGCGCTACCTCAACGTCGCGACCCGCACGCCGACGCCGCGGCCGGAGCACTGGATCTACGTGCCTGCGCCGGAGCTGCCGTTCTTCCGCGTGGGCTCGTTCAGCAACGCGTTGGCGGCGATGGCACCGCCGGGCTGCGGATCGCTCTACGTCGAGCTGACCGATCGCCGCGCGGCGCCCGACTTGCCCGCGGTCATGCAGGCGCTGGTCGGTGTCGGCGCGCTCTCTGATCCCAGCGATGTGGTCTTCGCCGAGCAGCGCGACGTCGAGCACGCCTACGTGGTGTTCGACGACGCGCACGCCAGCGCGACTGCGACCA